Below is a genomic region from Nitrospirota bacterium.
AAGGTGAAACCGCTTATAGTTGCTTCAGGGACGAGAAAAGACTACATTAGAAAGAACATGAGCAACAAGACTATTTATGAACGGTTTCTCTGGTTTGATGAAAGAGCGCGGTCACGGAAGTTCCCTAATGCCACGGGTCTTGCCGGCAAGTTTGAGGTCTCGGTAAAGACTGCACAGCGCGATATTGAGTTCATGAGAGACCGATTGAACTGTCCGCTTGTTTATGACCAAAGCGAAAGGGGCTATTACTACGGAGACAATACCTTCAGCCTTCCTTCAATGTACATCTCTTCCGAGGAACTTTCAGCCCTTCTCATAACGCGAAAGATGCTTCAGGGAATCAGCGCAGCCCACATCGGCGCTGAGCTGTCCCTTTTGATAGACAAGATTACTGCCATTCTCAGAAAGCATGTTGTTGACGAGGAGGTCATTGATAATGCCGTCTCGATTCAGCATATTGAGTATGTGCCGCCTCCTGAGGGGACTTTTAAGGCAGTCTTTGAGGGCTGCCTTACGCGGAAATGTCTTGAATTTTCCTATTACTCTCCCATGAGCGACCAGAGGACCCGCAGGAAAGTTGAGCCTTACCATCTTTTTAACTATATGGGGACCTGGCATCTTGTAGGGCATTGCCGGC
It encodes:
- a CDS encoding WYL domain-containing protein, with product MKPLIVASGTRKDYIRKNMSNKTIYERFLWFDERARSRKFPNATGLAGKFEVSVKTAQRDIEFMRDRLNCPLVYDQSERGYYYGDNTFSLPSMYISSEELSALLITRKMLQGISAAHIGAELSLLIDKITAILRKHVVDEEVIDNAVSIQHIEYVPPPEGTFKAVFEGCLTRKCLEFSYYSPMSDQRTRRKVEPYHLFNYMGTWHLVGHCRLRRGIRDFNLARITDVMVLDETFRPKNRFNFQRYFDSAFGLFKGSSKSEVTLRFTPEKAKWVGEQIWHLDQKKKALADGSLELSFPVADFAEITMEILKHGSGVEVVSPASLRLRIREEAAKICTLY